TGCTCTTGAAGTGGCGGGCGAACACCCGGTCGTAGAGGTCAAAATACCTTTCGCTCTTGACCAGGATGGCCCTTGCCGCAGTATAGAAATCATCGACACAGTTGACCAATCCCATGGCAAGGGCTTTCTGAAGCCTCAGGAAGGAGGTGGGAGAGACGGGGATACCTGCCCTTCTGAGTGAGTAGAAGAAAGGGATGAACATCTCGGAAACTGCCCTCCCTACGGCCGGAACCGGGCTACTCCGTTCCGGGCCACTCTGTAATCGGAGCTCTTTTTGAACAAGACTCCCAGGTATGGGATGTCCCCCTTTGCGAGGTCCTTCACATGGAAATCCGGATCACCTCTCAAGGCACGGATCCAGTTGATAAGCTCCCGTGTAGAAGGTTTTTTCTCAACCCCCCTGATCTCCCTCAGCCGGTAGAAGGTTTCCACGGCGCTTTGGAGCAGGTCACCGGCAACATTGGGGAAATGGACGTCAACGATCCTCCTCATCATTTCAGGATCCGGAAAGGCTATGTGATGGAAGTTGCAGCGGCCCAGAAAGGGATCCGAGAGGTCCTTCTTGGCGTTGGAGGTTATGATGATGACCGGTCTCTTCTTGGCTCGAATGGTCTTGTCTATCTCGATGATGTCGAATTCCATTTGGTCGAGGATGTCGAGCATATCATCCTGGAAATCCGTGTCGGCCTTGTCTATCTCGTCGATGAGAAGAACGACCCTATCCTCTGATACAAAGGCCTGGCCGATTTTGCCCATCTTGATGTATTCCTCGATGTTGCTGACATCCCGCCTCGAATCACCGAATCTGCTGTCGTTGAGCCGGGTCAGGGTGTCATACTGGTAGAGGGTATCAACGAGCTTCATGCTGGATTTTACGTTGAGGACGATCAGCCTCATCCCCAGTGCCTCTGCGATGGCATGGCCGAGCATGGTCTTCCCTGTTCCAGGTTCACCCTTGAGCAGCAGCGGCATCTCGAGCGCTATGGACACGTTTACGATCTTGGCCAATTCCTCGTCCAGGACATATTTTGAAGCGCCGGTGAATCGGCCTGTTTGGGTCTCACCATCCATCTGAGTGCTCCTTCCAGTAAAACAGAATGGCTTTTTGGCGTTTCCCCATTTTTACCATGATTTGCCGGGGATCTTCCAGTCCGGAGTGAGAGGGAGAGGGGCAGGATTTTAGGGTTCGCAGGATCCACAGCGCCTTTGAAGAGAGGGTAGACGCCTCGATGGCCGGGGTTTCATGGGGCTCTCCTCAGAAAGGTCAGAGTTGACCTGCGGTTCGGCAGATGCTAGTATCCTCGCC
This Deltaproteobacteria bacterium DNA region includes the following protein-coding sequences:
- a CDS encoding MoxR family ATPase, which encodes MDGETQTGRFTGASKYVLDEELAKIVNVSIALEMPLLLKGEPGTGKTMLGHAIAEALGMRLIVLNVKSSMKLVDTLYQYDTLTRLNDSRFGDSRRDVSNIEEYIKMGKIGQAFVSEDRVVLLIDEIDKADTDFQDDMLDILDQMEFDIIEIDKTIRAKKRPVIIITSNAKKDLSDPFLGRCNFHHIAFPDPEMMRRIVDVHFPNVAGDLLQSAVETFYRLREIRGVEKKPSTRELINWIRALRGDPDFHVKDLAKGDIPYLGVLFKKSSDYRVARNGVARFRP